The Sorangiineae bacterium MSr11954 DNA segment AGGACCAGCCGCACTCGTCGTCCTTTTCGCACTTGGGAACCTGTTGCCCGTCGCCCTCGAGCGACTGAACCGTGGCAAGATCCCCTTTCTTCCCACCGTAGAAGAACCCGATGGCCGTCAACTTAGCGCCAAGATCGTTCGAGCGCAGGTAGGACGCGATGGCTTCGCGCGGTTTGGGCTCCCCGCCGGGGGCCTCCATTTTGGCGATGAGGCCACCGTAGGAGATCGGCTCGGTCATGCCCATCTTGGTTCCCGGGGTCTTGGGCAAACGCGCCATGAACTCGGGGACCCCCTTGGTGGTCATGGTGCGGAGCACCAAGGAGGCGGCCACCCAGCGCACCTTCCACTTCTTTTGATTGTCGAAGAGCGCGTACATCTTCGGAACGACGACTTCTTTCGGAAGCTCGCCCAGCCGCTGGAACGCGAGATCGCGCACCGGGTCGGGGGTGTTGTCGTCCTTGGCGATGTCGAAGAGCTTCTCGATGTCGGCCGTGTTGTTCTTGTCGACCCGCCCCTCCAGCGAGGCCAGTGCCGCTTTGCGCCGCTCCTCGCTGTTGTCCTTGTTGGCGGAGAAGGCGAGGGCGTAGTCGATGATCGGCCGCCCGCCGACCTTCTTCATGGCCGTGAAGACCTTGATGAGCTCTTGCTCTTGGTACTTCTTGATCTGCTCCGTCACCTGCTCCTTCGTGACCTTGGCCCCCGCCCGCTTGTTGGCCTCCTCCACGAGCGGCATTTGCTTGTTGATCCAGGCCTGGGAGTCGATCTGCTTGGCGATGGACACCAGCTGCACGCTCGCCTTTTGCTTCGTCTCCGCGTCGCCCAAGTCGGCGATCAGGCCCGCGATGCGGTCCGTCTTGCTCGATTCTTCCTTGAGCAGCGCTGGAAGACCCTTCACGGTCGAGGCGCCCAGGTATCGAAACATCTGCTCGATGCCGTATTGCTGCAGCGTGTAATCGAGCCGCGACTCCAGGTTCGACGTGGCCCACTCCGTGATGGCCGTGGCCAGCTGCCCGCGCATCCCCTCGTCGGTGACCAGCGGCGGATCGTGCGAAAGAAGCGCAAACGCCACGTCTTTGAAGGGCACGCTCGGATCGGGCGGCTGCGTCCCGTCGGGATTCTTCGCCGGGAGCGGCTGCTTGATCTGGTTGAGCAGCTCCGGCACCAGCGACTCGAGCATCTTTTTGCGGTCTTCCGGGTTGAGCGCCACGATGGCGCCCTCCCGCCCGGTGCCTTCGTCGTCGACGTAGCCATCCACCAGGTACGGGATCGCCCACACCTTGCCGCCCCGAGGCTTCATCTTGATGAGGGAGAGCGCCGCCTCGATCCGCAGAGGCCATGCATATTTGCCGTGGGTGGCCACCGCGTAGAGCTTGCGTGGCCCCTGCTCGGTCCCTTCCCAGCGGTGCACATCGCTCTCGCTGACCGCACATCCCGCGAGGCTTGCTGCTCCACCGGCCATGCCAGCCGCCGCAACCAGCGCACCCAGCATCACCTGCGCGATCGTCTTCTTCATTCGCTCGGTCCTCTGCATCCCGCCTCGTGTTGCGTCCAGAAAACCACCAATGCCGGGGCCGATGCTAGTCCAGGGTGGGCAAACTTCCTAGAACCCTGACGCGCGGCCCCATTCCGCCCACGTTCTGGACACCAAGGCTTTCCTTGGCTACTTGTACGACAACGTAAGGAAATGGCGCTTCCTCTCTTTGCTCCCCGTCGGGCCGTCACGCATCCCGCATCGGCTTTACCCGAAAACACGCGCGCGCCCTCATTTCTGGGCGCGGGTGCCGTCCTTCAACCGCGCAACCGCGAGGTTGCGGCGCTGCTTTTGTGGACGACGGCGGTCTTTCTCACCTTGGCGCTCAGCTCCTACGAGCACGATCCGGCCACGGGGCAGGGGACGGGGGCCGATTGGGTGGGCCCCGTTGGCGAGTCGTGCGCGCGGGCGCTCGTCTCCCTCATTGGCGTGATCGCATGGGCGGTGCCGCTCGAGACGGTGCTCCTCGGGATCCCGTTCGTTCGGGGACGTCGAAGCGCCATCACCCTGGCGCGGCTCGCGGGCGATCTGCTCATCGCGTTGACGGCGGCCGCGATGGTGCAGGTGGGTTGGCCCGGGCAATTGGCCTTTGGGCACCATCTGGCGGGGGGCTGGGTCGGCGAGCTTTTTGGCGAGCTTTCGCGCTCGCTCTTCTCGACCATCGGCTCCTTCCTCGTGGGATTTGCGTTCCTCGGCCTCATTTTGATCGGCCGCGCGTCGTTCTCGTTCATCGCCTTGATGCGGTGGCTGGCCCGCTTCGGGGAGCGCAGCGCGCGCGGCACGGCGTCCGGGGCCCGAAGCGTGGCGGAGGCCTGGCAAACGGCGCGTCAAATCGAGCGCGAAAAGACGGAAAAGGCGCGCCTCGCCGAGCTGCCCCGCATCGGTGCGCCCGCCGAGGGCCCGGCCACGATTGCCGTCTTGCCGGACGAGGCGGACGACGATGGGTTCGACGCGGTGCCCGAATCGGGCGATGCACCCGACGTCGACATGGGCGACGTGCTCGCTCCAAGCGACGCGCCCAAACGGCGCACGCGAAAGCCGCGGGCCGCGGCGGGCGCGAATGCGGCGGGCGCGAATGCCGGAACGGGCGGCGCCGGCGCGAATGCGTCCGGGGCGGATGGCGCCGGCGCGAATGCGTCCGGGGCGGATTCCGCGGACGGTGGCAACAGCGCCCCGGCGCCCCAACCCCGGCGGGGGAGGGGAGCCGCATCGGCATCGGCCGAGGCGAAATCCGCCGACGGCAAGTCCGAAGGCAAGGCGGGCGACGGCAAGAGCACCGACGGCAAGAGCACCGACGGCAAGAGCACCGACGGCAAGACCACCGACGCCAAGGCATCGACCAAGAGCGCCGACGGCCGCACCCCCGACCGATCCGACCCGGTCGACCTCGAAGAGCCCGAAGGAGCATCGGAGCCCGAGCCGAAGGCCGGACGCCGTCGCCGCGGCGCCGCAGGCGGAGCGCAGGGCAAAGACGCCGCCCCCGTCGAGAGCTCCGGCCCCACCATCATCGACACGTCGGCCGCCCTCGCCAAGGAGCTCGCCACCCCCGAGCCCCCGCCCGAGACCCTCGCGTCCGCACCGCCGCCGGCCTCCGAAGCCCACGGCACCTCCGGCGCCGCCGCGCACGGCACCCCCAGCACCCCCAGCACCCCCAGCACCTCCAGCGCCGCAGGGCACGGCGCCCCCAGCGCACCCAGTGCCGCCACCGCGCATAGCGCACCCGGCGCAGCAAGGCCGAAAGACGGCACGCCCACGGTGGCCGCGCCACCACCCGCACCTGTCAAAGCCGGCAAGGACAAGCTCGTCCCCGCCTTTGCCGATGGCTTCCGCCTGCCGTCCATCGACTTTCTCATCCCGTCGAAAGAAGACCCGAACCTCACCATCGACCACGAGACGTTGCTCAAGAACGCCGAGCTGCTCGTCAAAACGCTGGGCGACTACGGCGTCAGCGGCAAGGTGGAAGACATCCTCCCCGGCCCCACGGTCACCACCTTCGAGGTCTCGCCGGCCGCTGGCACGAAAGTGTCCAAGGTGGCTTCGCTCGCCGACGACTTGGCGCTCGCCCTCGCCCGAAAGGTCCGCATCGTCGCCCCCATTCCGGGCAAAAACCGCATTGGTTTCGAGCTCCCCAACGAGCGCCGCCTCCCGGTCAACCTGCGCGACTTGGTCGAGGACCGCCGCTTTCAGACCTTGGATGCCCCGCTGCCCGTGGTGCTCGGCCGCGACATCCTGGGAAGCCCCGTCTATGCCGACCTCGCGAGCATGCCGCACGTCATCGTGGCCGGCGCGACGGGGGCCGGAAAGAGCGTCGGGCTGAATGTCATGCTCTCCTCGCTCCTGTACCGGCGCACCCCCGACGAGCTTCGCCTGTTGATGATCGACCCCAAGGTGGTCGAGCTCGCGCCCTTCGATCGCATCCCCCACATGCTCTTGCCGGTGGTCACCGACATGAAGCAGGCCGCCAACGCGCTCAAGTGGGCGGTCGACGAGATGGAGCGCCGCTACCAGCTCTTTGCCGATGCCGGTACCAAGAACATCGGCACCTTCAACGGGTGGGTCGAGCGGGTGCACCGCGGCGAGGCCAAAAATCCTGCTCCCAAGGTGGTCATGGCCAAGGACCACAACGGGCTCCCCGAGGCCATCAACCCCGACTTCACCAGCGGTGAGCAAGGCGAGGCGCCTCTCCCCGAGAAGCTGCCGCTCATCGTCATCGTGGTCGACGAGTTTGCCGACTTGATGATGCAGCAGGGCAAAGAGGTGGAGGCCGCCGTGGCACGCTTGGCACAGAAAGCCCGCGCCGCCGGGATGCACGTCATCTTGGCAACGCAGCGCCCCAGCGTCGATGTCATCACCGGCATGATCAAGGCGAACTTCCCCACCCGCGTCGCCTTCCGCGTCGCGCAAAAGGTCGACAGCCGCACCATCTTGGACGAGCAGGGCGCCGAGCATCTCCTGGGCCGCGGCGACATGCTCATCAAGCTGAATGGCACGAACGAAACCAAGCGCGTGCAGTGCCCGATGATCACCGAGGAAGAAGTCCAAGCGATCACGGACTTTCTGCGGCTGCAGGGCGAGCCCGTGTACGACGAGAACATCCTCAAGCCGCGCGATGAAGACGACGCCGCCGACGCCGAGCAGGACGCCGAACAGGATGCCATGTACGATGACGCGGTGCGTCTGGTGGCCGATACCCGGCGTTGTTCCACGTCGTGGCTGCAGCGCAAACTGGGTCTCGGCTACAACCGCGCGGCCCGCATCGTCGAAATGATGGAGCGGCGCGGCTTGGTCGGCCCGGCCAACGGCGCGAAGGACCGCGAGGTCCTCATCAGCAGCTTGTAAGCAAGCCGCGCGCGCGAGCGAAGGCGACGCCATCGCACATGAGGGGCGTTCTTTGCGCAACGGCAGCAGCATTTTTCAGCTGCCGGCCATATATGTCTTGGAAGGGGGGGAGCGTAGGCGGCAGATGCCTGGAAAGTCGGCAACCCCAGCAACTGGCCCTCCCTAGTAGAAATTTCGCAAGAAATCTACAAAAATCGACAATGAATTACGCCAAACACTCGACGGCCGCCAAAAAAACGCTAGACTCTGCCGGCGCTTGTAACCGAGATGGCAATGAGCATGAAAAACGCCGCCGCGGACAACGCGGGGTTCCGCAGTAGCGGTGCAATCGGAGGATGGCGAGTGGCTGACGAGGCTGATCGCACGAGGCTAATCGGTGAAATTTCGCGCGTGATTCAGGAGCCCGCCACGCCGGAAAGCACTCGGTGTGCGGGGCTTACCCTGATCGGGTGGCTCGCGAGACGGATGCCGGGTGAAAAACCGCACGCTCTCGGCGTCGAAGAGGCGCGCGAGTCGGAGCGTAGGCTGGTGGCGGCGAGCCTTGCGGCGGCCTGTGGTGGCGGCGAAGCGGAAGCACCCGGCTCGACGGGGTTTGCCGGCGAGCCTCAGTCGGGGATCGTGGCGTCCACCACCACGCACCGCGTAGCGTCGTCGTATGCACCCGCACCCGCGGACCCGAGCGCCCGAAACGTGCCGGCTCTTCGCGTGGCGCGGCGTTCACGCGGCGCGGCCCGCTGATTCGCGAACGCCTGCGCGCGGCACCCCTGGTGGTGCTGGTGACGTTGGTGCTGGTGCTTGCGGTGGTTCGCATGCGCCGTTCGCGGAGCTCGGCCACGGCTCCCCCGGCTCATGCTGGCGCCGATGCTTCGGCCGAAGGGGGATCGCTTCGCGGCCCAGCATACACGGCGTCCTCGGCGCGCCTGCCGGACGCGGTCACCCGCATGCAGCACGGCGACCCGCGCAGGACGCACCGCGCCCGCGGCACCGGGCCGCGTGAGGCGAAGGTCGCCTGGAAGGCCGACGTGGGCGGTCCCGTGCAGGGACAGGTCGTGGCCTCACCCGACGAGAAAACGCTCTATGTCGGGTCGCTGGGGGGCACCCTGACGGCACTTGGCCGCGATGGGCGGATCGCGTGGAAGGTCGACCTCCACGGAAGGGTGTACAGTACACCTTGTGTGGGCGCCGACGGGACCATCTATGTCGGCAGCGACGCCCGGCAGTTCTTTGCCGTCAACCCCGCCGGATCCATTCGCTGGAAGCTCGACACCGAGGGCGACGCCGACACCGGCGCGGCGCTGGCACCCAACGGCAGCATCGTCTTTGCCTCCGAGCGCACCGTGTACTCCGTGCGACCTTCGGGCGAGGTCGCCTGGCGATTCCGCGCCCGCGGGAAAATTTTTACGACACCGGCCGTGGCCGAAGATGGCACAATTTACGTCGGCTCGCAGGACGACCGTGCCTATGCGCTGGCGCCAAATGGCACGGTGCGCTGGTCGACCGAGCTGGGCTCCGATGTCGATGGCTCGCCCGCGCTGGGGGATGATGGCGCGCTGTTCATGGGGACGGACGGGGGCGAGGTCGTGCGGCTGGGCTCGAAAGGGGAAATCGTCTGGCGGGCCTTGGTCGGTGGGTTCGTCCGCGGACCGCTTGCGATTGGCCGCGATGGCGATGTGCTCGCGGGTGTCTACGGGCCATCCCCGCGTGAGGTTCGCATCTCGGCCGCGACCGGCAGCGTCTTGGGATCGATGGGCGTGCAGGGAACGGGGGCGCGCGAGTTTGGCGTCCATGGTGGCGCGCTGGAGGATGACGACGGCACACTTTACTTCGGGGCCCAGGACGACGCGGCCTATGCCGTCGACCGGCAAGGAAGCTTGCGCTGGCGTTTTGCGACCGGAGCGGACGTGGATGCACCGCTCACGTTGCTCGGTGACGGTTCGCTGATCGTCCCCTCCGACGACGGAATCGTGTACCTACTTGCCGGCTCTGCGCATTAACGCGTAGTAGAAAGTAAGGTGTTATGGACGGCATCCCGCCTGCCGCAAAAACCGACGCGGAGGACGTCGTTTGGGCCCTCCAGACCGCCGACGCCCTCTGGAAACGACACGAGAGGGTCGACGCGATCGTGTGGCTTCGACGAGCCGCGCAAGCCGCCGCCGAGTCCCAGAACGACGACCGCGCGCTGATCCTCGCCCGCTACGCGGCGGAGCTCTCCGAGTGGATCGCGCGCCACCCCGTCCCCGGCAACGCCGGCTCGAGGGGCGGCGCCAGCGAGCTCGGGACCTCCGGTTTGCGCGTCGGCGGCGAGCCGGGGATCTCCGTGGGCGGCGACGTCCTGCCCGACGATCTCGAGCCCCCGCCGGGCTTCGAGGACGAGATCATCACCAACGCCCGCACCCTGGCCGCCATCAGCGGCGAGGTCCTGGTGCCGCCCGAGGTGCGCGGCATGCCGCGGCCGACCTTCGACGTGGAGCCGCGCTCGAGCTCCGCGCAAGCGCAAGAGCGCCTCGAGCTGCCCAAGCGTGTACCGCCCAACCTGGGCGTCGATTCTTTGCGGCGGCCGCGACCTCCGCGCCCGGGGCCTCCGTCCGAAACGGGGCCGCGCCCGCGCGCAGATGTACCTCGTCCGTCGGCGTCATCGCCATCCATGTCGAAAAAACCGATCCCACCGCCGCTTCCCCCGAGGCGCCCGGCCGCCCCGCCGCTGCCCTTGCCCGAACCGCCTGCCCCGGAGCCGCCCGCGTCGATGCGCTCGCCGGAGTCGATGCGCTCGCAGGAGCCCACGATGCTCGTGGAGGACGAGGAGCTCCTGCCCAGCCTCAATTTGTCGCTCATCGAGGAAGAAGAGGACGAGGCCAACCAAATCAGCCAGGAGCCGCCGCCCGCCGTGGCATCGTCCAGCTCCGCGGAGGCGGCGATTGACTCGTACGAGCCGGTGAGCCTCCAGGATCCGCAGCCGCCTCCGGAGCCCGAGTTGGAGCTGGAGCGGCCGCTGCCGGAGCCGGAGCCGCTGCCCGAGCCTCCGCCGCCGACCGACGCTGCGGCGTTCGACAGCGTGACCCAGCGAATCAAGGCGGACTTGCGCGCGCTCGACGTCTCGACGCGCCGCACCGCGACCTCCGAGATGGACACACCCGCCGAGATGGAAACGCCAGCACCTGGCTCCACCACCCCCATACCGCCCGGATCGGTGACCCCCGCGCCGCCGAGCCCCACGCCGGTGCCGCGCTCGGGCGGGCCTCTCTTCGAGGTACCCCGCCTCGATCCCCCGCGGATCGAGCGGGAGTCGGTCGACCTTTCCCGGTCGGAGGCCTTCTCCGACCTCCCCGACGATGCGCGCGAAGCCTTCGCGGCGGCCGCGCAGATTCACGAGCTGCGGTCGGACGAGGAGGCCGCAGGTTTTGCGCTGGCCGTGGTGATCGAGGGCGATGTCGACGTATGTGCAACCATCGTCGATGCCATCGGCGAGCGCTTGACCACGGGCGCCGTGCTCCGGGCGCAGGGCTCGATTGGCATCGGCGCCCCGCTGCGGTTCGTGTGCGCGTCGGAGCAAGCGCGCGTGGCCACGTGGGATGCGTCCGCCGTGGAAGAAGCTTTTCGCACCTGCCCGTGGGTGGAGGAAGATCTCTGCGAGGCGGCCAACCGGACCCATGCCATCGTGGGTGCAACCATGGGCCCGCTGGGCGAGCGGCTCGACGCAACGCTTCGCAGGCAGATCACCGATCGCCTCGATGTGCGGGCCTTGGAGCCGGGCGACGTCCTGGTCGAGAAGGGGCAGCCCGTTCCGGGGGTGGTCCTGGTGGGCGTGGGTACGCTGGAGATCGTTCGGGATGGTGCCGTGGTCGAGCACGTTTCATCCGGGCAGTTCCTCTTCGCGTCCTCCATCCTTGGGGGCGGCGCGGCACCGGCGACGGCGCGGGCATCGGCCGAGGGGGCGATCATCCTCTTTGCCGATCGCATGGTGGCGCACGAGCTCCTCGTCACGTGCCCTCCGTTGCTCGAAGTTCTGGCGGGGATGTAAAATCCGCCAAAGATGGCGACCGACGAGACCCTGTCCAAGCGCTCCCACGAGGTGAATGCCGTTCGCCTCGCGTCCGTGCGGCCGTACCTCGTCCTGGCCGTTCAGTGCGAACAGCCGCTCGAGCGCGCGCGCCGCTACTGGCTCCACGGCGTCGACGAGGTGCTCATCGGCCGCGGCGAGCTCGAACCCGAAGGCGCGCAGGTGGTATCCGAAGAGCGCCGCACGATCGTGGTGCGCGTCCCCGATCCGCGGGCCTCCCGGGAGCACGCGCGGCTCTTGCGCGCCGACAACCGCTGGGTGCTGGTCGACGAGAACTCGAAGAATGGCGTGTTCGTCAACGGCGTGGCGGCGCAGCGCGCATGGTTGAACGATGGCGATCTCTTCGAGATCGGGCACACGTTCTTCCTCTTTCGCGAAGACGCGGTGTCGCCCGAGGACGATGCGCTCGACGCTGCGCCCAAACCCGCCGCCGACGAGTTCGCGACCTTGCTCCCTTCCTTTGCGCGGGAGCTGGACAAACTCGCGCGGGTCGCGCGCACGCAGGTCCCGGTGCTGCTCGAGGGTGAGACGGGCACCGGAAAAGAGGTCATCGCCCGCGGATACCACCGCTGCTCGCTGCGCCCGGGGCCCTTGGTCCCCGTCAACTGTGGCGCGCTGCCGGAGACGCTGCTCGAGACGGAGCTCTTCGGCTATCGCAAGGGCGCGTTCTCCGGCGCCGACGAGCAGCGCGCGGGCCTGGTGCGGAGCGCCGACGGCGGCACCTTGCTCCTCGACGAGGTGGCGGAGCTTCCGTTCCCGTCGCAGGCGGCGTTCCTCCGCGTTCTGCAGGAGAGCGAGGTCGTGCCGGTGGGCGGCACGCGCCCGGTGCGCGTGGACTTTCGTCTGCTCTCCGCCACCCACGGCGATCTGGCGCGCATGGTGGAAGATGGCGCCTTTCGCGCCGACCTCTATGCGCGGTTGGTCGGCTTCAAGCTCCGCCTGCCCCCGCTGCGCGAGCGCCGCGACGATCTCGGGCTCATCATCCCCGCCATCCTCGCGCGCTCCGGCCCCGAAGCGGCGCGCGTCTCGTTCAGCCCCAACGTCATCCGCGCGTTCTTCGCCTACTCCTGGCCGCTCAACATCCGCGAGCTCGAACGGTGCTTGACGGCGGCCCTGGCCATCGCCCGCGACCGCATCCAGCCGCAGCACCTCCCCGAGGCGATTCAAAAAGTCCTCGCGTTCCCCGAGGAGAGCTCCGCGCCGCTTTCACTTGCTCCGGCCGCCGCGCCCGAGCATCCGAAGAACGGTGAGCGCGAGCGGCTGATCGCGCTCCTCCGCGAGCACCGCGGAAATATCCGCCGCGTCGCCGAGGCCCTCGCCACCTCCCGCGCGCAGGTGCATCGCCTGCTCGACCGCCACGCGCTCGACGCGGCCGAGTTCCGGCGGTAGCAAATCGCGACAAACCCCGGGTAATCCGGCGGTTTGCATGCCCCAGCCTGCTAGGTTCGAGCGCGCCCTGCTCTAGGCATTTCGCGCGCGGCGTGCGATGGATTCGTGTGGCCCTGAGGGGGAGAGAGCACGATCTGGAGACCGCGGAGGACGTGGAGCGTCGCATTCTGCCCGTGCGCGACCGCAAAGAGCCGTTCCCCCCCGGCACCGTGCTCCTCGGAAAATACCGGGTGGAGCGCGTGCTCGGTCGAGGAGGCATGGGGGTGGTCGTCGCCGCGCTCAACGTGGATCTCGAGCAGCCCGTGGCGCTCAAGTTTCTCCTGGCCGAGTCGAACCGCCCGGCGGACACGCTCGAGCGTTTTACGCGGGAGGCGCGCGCGGCCAGCAAGCTGCGGAGCGAGCACGCGGCGCGGGTGATCGACGTGGGGAAGCTCGCCAGCGGAGAGCCCTACATCGTGATGGAGCTGCTCGAGGGGCGCGATCTCAAGGAGCTGCTCGTGGACGAGGGGCCGCTGCCGTTTGCGTCGGCCGTCGACTACGTGCTCCAAGCCATCGACGCGGTGGCCGAGGCGCACCAGCTGGGCATCGTGCACCGCGATCTGAAGCCGTCGAACTTGTTTCTGGCCAACCGCCCCGCCGGTGAGCCGCTCATCAAGCTGCTCGACTTCGGCATTTCCAAGATGCTCGATCCGCTCGACGAGTCGGGGGATCGGGTCGCCATCACGGCCACCACGGCGTTTTTGGGCTCGCCCGCGTACATGTCCCCGGAGCAGTGCCGCTCGCCGCGGGACGTCGACACGCGCACGGACATTTGGTCGTTGGGCGCCATCCTCTACGAGCTGATCACCGAGCGGCGTCCGTTCCCTGGCGCCACCGAGGCCATGGTGCTGGCCGCCGTCCTCGAGCGCGAGCCCGCGCCCATGGGGACCGTGGTCCCCGGCTTGCCGCCCGCGCTGGAGGAGGCGATTTTTCGCTGTCTGCGAAAAGCGCGGGAGCAGCGCTTCGAGACGGTGGCCGATCTCGCGCTCGCCATCGCTCCGTTCGGAACGGGCCAGGCGACGCGAAGCGTGGAGCGCGCCGTTCGCCTTCTCCGCCGCGATTCGGCGCCGGCCATCGCGCGAACGGGGGCGTCTTCGTCGGTGGCGGCGTCGTCGTCCAGGGCGTCTTCGTCCGGGGTGACGCCGTCGATGGGCGTGTCGGCGAGCGCGAGCTCCACGGCGACGGCGCGCACGCGGCGCCTGGCGGTGGGCGGCGTGGTGGCGCTCGTCCTTGCGGCGGCCGGCGCAGGCGGGTTCATGGCGCTTCGGCGCGGGCTCGGGGAGACGCCGGAGGTTCGGAAAATGCCGGAGGCGTGGGGGACGCCCTCCGCCGCTGTCTCGATGGCGGCCTTGCCGCAAGCTCCGATCTTGGCGGCATCCGCTTTGGGTCGGCCCCCGCCGGTCGCATCCGAAGCTTCGAGCGCGAGCGCGCCGGCGTCGTCGGCGCTTTTGGAGCTGCCCAAGGAAAAAGCGGCAAGCCCGCCTCGTTCACGATCGCGCCCCGCAGGCGCGCATCCGGCGGCCGGTGCGACCGCAAACTCCGGCGCGGCCTCGAGCGCCGGCGCGGCCTCGAGCGCCGGTGCAGCCTCGAACGCCGGCCCGAGCCCGAGCGCCAGCGCGAACCGCCCCGAGCCATCCATCGGCAGTCTGCTCGACACGCGTCAGTGACCGTCCGAGCCGAAGGAGACGCGGAGCGGCGTGGGGCCCGACTCCGGAGCGTTGCCTTGCCCGCGCGAGCCGCCGCCCCAGCACCAGAGCGTATGATCCTCGAGCAGCGCGCAGGTGAAGTTGCTCGCGGTGGCGAGGGCGGCGGCGGGGCCGGGTAGCCCGAGCACCTCGAGCGGGGTGGTCACGTCGTCGGATTGGCCCGAGCCGAGCTTGCCTTCTTCCGGCTCGCCCCAGCACCGGACCCCTCCGGTGACCAGGATCGCGCACGCGTGCGTCGGGCCCACGGCGATGGCCTTGGCCGACTCCGGGAGGACCACCGGCGCGGGGGTGAACTCTTCTTCGCCCGCGTCGGCGGTGCCGCGCCCGAGCAAGTGCCCTTTGCCGAAGCACGAGACCCGCCCGCTCTTGGCGCGCGCGCACGTGGCGTCGTCGCCCGCGCGCACCTCGACGATGTCGGCGAGCGAAGGGATCACCAGCGGCGTCGCCTGGGGATTGCGCCCGCCGTCGGCCGTCGGCCGTCCGAGCTGCCCGTTCCAATTGTTCCCCCAACACGCCACGTGCGCGTCGTCGAGCAGCGCGCAAACGTGGGAGCCGCCCACGGCCAGCTGCTTGGCGGCGCGCCGCCCGGGCATCGCGATCTCCTGCGCCGACGCCACGAAGTAAGGGTCGCTCTGCTCGACCCCCAGCACGTAATAGCCGTTCGTGCCCCAGCAGAAGACCCGCTCTCCGCTCAGCGCGCACGCAAAGCCGAGCCCCGCGCCCATCTGCTCGGCGGCACCGAGATCCGTCACCGGCTTGGCCTCGGGGTGCGGCCGTGCGGCTTCGGGCGCCCCCGCGGTGCCGCGCCCGAGCGCTCGCTTCGCGTCGTCCCCCCAGCAGACGCCCTTGGCGTCGGGGAGCACCGCGCAGCTGATGTTCTCGCCCAAGCCGACCTGCGCCACCTTTCCGACCGACGCCGCGACGGGGGCCATGATGGCGCGTCCGTCGAACGCGTACCCACCGTCGGCATACGGCGTAACGGCCGGCGCGCCGATCGCACCGCGCTCATTGTTGCCCCAGCAACGAAGCGTGCCATCGTTCAGGACCGCGCACGCGTGGTAGCGCCCCGCCGCGATGGCGGTTGCCCAAGGTCCGCCGTCGGGATCGCCGAGCGGCCCCCCGCCGTCCCCGCCGTCGTCGCCGCGGTAGACGGGGAGCTCGTCGATCC contains these protein-coding regions:
- a CDS encoding DNA translocase FtsK; the protein is MALPLFAPRRAVTHPASALPENTRAPSFLGAGAVLQPRNREVAALLLWTTAVFLTLALSSYEHDPATGQGTGADWVGPVGESCARALVSLIGVIAWAVPLETVLLGIPFVRGRRSAITLARLAGDLLIALTAAAMVQVGWPGQLAFGHHLAGGWVGELFGELSRSLFSTIGSFLVGFAFLGLILIGRASFSFIALMRWLARFGERSARGTASGARSVAEAWQTARQIEREKTEKARLAELPRIGAPAEGPATIAVLPDEADDDGFDAVPESGDAPDVDMGDVLAPSDAPKRRTRKPRAAAGANAAGANAGTGGAGANASGADGAGANASGADSADGGNSAPAPQPRRGRGAASASAEAKSADGKSEGKAGDGKSTDGKSTDGKSTDGKTTDAKASTKSADGRTPDRSDPVDLEEPEGASEPEPKAGRRRRGAAGGAQGKDAAPVESSGPTIIDTSAALAKELATPEPPPETLASAPPPASEAHGTSGAAAHGTPSTPSTPSTSSAAGHGAPSAPSAATAHSAPGAARPKDGTPTVAAPPPAPVKAGKDKLVPAFADGFRLPSIDFLIPSKEDPNLTIDHETLLKNAELLVKTLGDYGVSGKVEDILPGPTVTTFEVSPAAGTKVSKVASLADDLALALARKVRIVAPIPGKNRIGFELPNERRLPVNLRDLVEDRRFQTLDAPLPVVLGRDILGSPVYADLASMPHVIVAGATGAGKSVGLNVMLSSLLYRRTPDELRLLMIDPKVVELAPFDRIPHMLLPVVTDMKQAANALKWAVDEMERRYQLFADAGTKNIGTFNGWVERVHRGEAKNPAPKVVMAKDHNGLPEAINPDFTSGEQGEAPLPEKLPLIVIVVDEFADLMMQQGKEVEAAVARLAQKARAAGMHVILATQRPSVDVITGMIKANFPTRVAFRVAQKVDSRTILDEQGAEHLLGRGDMLIKLNGTNETKRVQCPMITEEEVQAITDFLRLQGEPVYDENILKPRDEDDAADAEQDAEQDAMYDDAVRLVADTRRCSTSWLQRKLGLGYNRAARIVEMMERRGLVGPANGAKDREVLISSL
- a CDS encoding cyclic nucleotide-binding domain-containing protein: MDGIPPAAKTDAEDVVWALQTADALWKRHERVDAIVWLRRAAQAAAESQNDDRALILARYAAELSEWIARHPVPGNAGSRGGASELGTSGLRVGGEPGISVGGDVLPDDLEPPPGFEDEIITNARTLAAISGEVLVPPEVRGMPRPTFDVEPRSSSAQAQERLELPKRVPPNLGVDSLRRPRPPRPGPPSETGPRPRADVPRPSASSPSMSKKPIPPPLPPRRPAAPPLPLPEPPAPEPPASMRSPESMRSQEPTMLVEDEELLPSLNLSLIEEEEDEANQISQEPPPAVASSSSAEAAIDSYEPVSLQDPQPPPEPELELERPLPEPEPLPEPPPPTDAAAFDSVTQRIKADLRALDVSTRRTATSEMDTPAEMETPAPGSTTPIPPGSVTPAPPSPTPVPRSGGPLFEVPRLDPPRIERESVDLSRSEAFSDLPDDAREAFAAAAQIHELRSDEEAAGFALAVVIEGDVDVCATIVDAIGERLTTGAVLRAQGSIGIGAPLRFVCASEQARVATWDASAVEEAFRTCPWVEEDLCEAANRTHAIVGATMGPLGERLDATLRRQITDRLDVRALEPGDVLVEKGQPVPGVVLVGVGTLEIVRDGAVVEHVSSGQFLFASSILGGGAAPATARASAEGAIILFADRMVAHELLVTCPPLLEVLAGM
- a CDS encoding sigma 54-interacting transcriptional regulator, with amino-acid sequence MATDETLSKRSHEVNAVRLASVRPYLVLAVQCEQPLERARRYWLHGVDEVLIGRGELEPEGAQVVSEERRTIVVRVPDPRASREHARLLRADNRWVLVDENSKNGVFVNGVAAQRAWLNDGDLFEIGHTFFLFREDAVSPEDDALDAAPKPAADEFATLLPSFARELDKLARVARTQVPVLLEGETGTGKEVIARGYHRCSLRPGPLVPVNCGALPETLLETELFGYRKGAFSGADEQRAGLVRSADGGTLLLDEVAELPFPSQAAFLRVLQESEVVPVGGTRPVRVDFRLLSATHGDLARMVEDGAFRADLYARLVGFKLRLPPLRERRDDLGLIIPAILARSGPEAARVSFSPNVIRAFFAYSWPLNIRELERCLTAALAIARDRIQPQHLPEAIQKVLAFPEESSAPLSLAPAAAPEHPKNGERERLIALLREHRGNIRRVAEALATSRAQVHRLLDRHALDAAEFRR
- a CDS encoding PQQ-like beta-propeller repeat protein, whose protein sequence is MVLVTLVLVLAVVRMRRSRSSATAPPAHAGADASAEGGSLRGPAYTASSARLPDAVTRMQHGDPRRTHRARGTGPREAKVAWKADVGGPVQGQVVASPDEKTLYVGSLGGTLTALGRDGRIAWKVDLHGRVYSTPCVGADGTIYVGSDARQFFAVNPAGSIRWKLDTEGDADTGAALAPNGSIVFASERTVYSVRPSGEVAWRFRARGKIFTTPAVAEDGTIYVGSQDDRAYALAPNGTVRWSTELGSDVDGSPALGDDGALFMGTDGGEVVRLGSKGEIVWRALVGGFVRGPLAIGRDGDVLAGVYGPSPREVRISAATGSVLGSMGVQGTGAREFGVHGGALEDDDGTLYFGAQDDAAYAVDRQGSLRWRFATGADVDAPLTLLGDGSLIVPSDDGIVYLLAGSAH